In a single window of the Campylobacter hyointestinalis subsp. lawsonii genome:
- a CDS encoding single-stranded DNA-binding protein, with amino-acid sequence MFNKVVLVGNLTRDIELRYAQSGSAIGSTGIAVTRKFSGANGEKREETCFIDITFFGRQAEIANQYLNKGSKILIEGRLKLDQWQDQQGNPRSKHSIIVENMEMLGGNQGGFKDPQTNNTQNNSYQEMQNSYQQNSNARSRQNFDYSNTTKAPMQPKKEQNSEYYEEKIPVINVDDDKYDNDETIPF; translated from the coding sequence ATGTTTAATAAAGTCGTTTTAGTCGGAAACCTAACAAGAGATATAGAACTTAGATATGCTCAAAGTGGCTCAGCCATAGGAAGTACAGGCATCGCAGTTACTAGAAAATTTAGTGGTGCAAACGGCGAAAAAAGAGAGGAAACGTGCTTTATTGACATTACTTTTTTTGGAAGACAAGCTGAAATCGCAAACCAATACCTAAATAAAGGCAGCAAAATCCTTATAGAAGGTAGGTTAAAACTTGATCAATGGCAAGATCAGCAAGGCAATCCTCGCTCAAAGCATAGTATAATCGTAGAAAATATGGAAATGCTTGGGGGAAATCAAGGTGGATTTAAAGATCCTCAAACAAATAATACTCAAAACAATAGCTATCAAGAAATGCAAAATAGCTACCAACAAAACTCGAATGCTAGAAGCAGACAAAACTTTGACTACAGTAACACTACCAAAGCTCCTATGCAACCAAAAAAAGAGCAAAATAGCGAGTATTACGAGGAAAAGATCCCAGTCATCAATGTAGATGATGACAAATATGATAATGATGAAACTATTCCATTTTAA